The following coding sequences are from one Arachis hypogaea cultivar Tifrunner chromosome 7, arahy.Tifrunner.gnm2.J5K5, whole genome shotgun sequence window:
- the LOC112702612 gene encoding helicase SEN1, whose product MSKTSREDHDDESSLLDIVFSWNLKDVLNDNLYKHKVGKIPETFNSVKEYMNSFIPSLIEETRSDMCSGLKGVSRARFCEIKTVEMDTEFFKPSKNLFYLLTLVNTSDNDDVDKDDVEEGGEIGKSYEPMLGDVIAFTPIRPKCIDDLNSPKNFYHIGYVVRPKRAYDNVIPILSSKLMETKNEYDRSGGVKKLYAVHLMNILTNVRIWKALNSQLEDADMSIIEKVLRPDTKIGRKCQICPSEINVIGTSSIGNMIQSQNLNESQEDAVSSCVSMTKCHHNSTINLVWGPPGTGKTKTVACILFSLLKLRVRTLTCAPTNTAVMAVASRLHSLVKDSLEHESYGFGDIVLFGNSSRMKVDSYLGLKDIFLENRVNNLVKCFAPLGGWKHSIESMIQLIKEPKKLYKLYQKAEGLMPFEDFVKQENSTVEIQYRMNLLFSDSKTLKEFVNMKYSDIAEKYHSLIESIMTFDQFVKKKFRELKGKLEFCMQTLYTHMPTSFIQISDVRRMTRALDLLRSLESSLNHVLYRRTLNYSDDEEEEEENEEKEIIDCLGWPSLERELCVGILTTLCQSVFIPVTNDKHGIEKFCLSNAYLIFCTASSSVKLFTEGMTQLKFLVVDEAAQLKECESTVPLQLPGLRHCVLIGDEKQLPALVKSKIAEKTEFGRSLFERLVILGNEKHMLNVQYRMSPSISLFPSEEFYEGKLSDAPILSNLSYKKKFLEGEIYGSYAFINVAKGREQIGLGHSTKNTVEAAVICEIVGNLHKEFVRTKKKTSIGIISPYNAQVYEIQEKVKNYTTVSDPDFSLSVRSVDGFQGGEEDIIIISTVRANGAGKVGFLSNRQRTNVALTRARYCLWIVGNGSTLFNSDSVWRKLVLDAKKRDCFHNASEDKKLGQVIEDALFEIELLEESASTFKKLSLGSKIEFDGTYSRKSSRNRPRKC is encoded by the exons ATGTCAAAGACTAGTAGGGAGGATCATGATGATGAATCCAGTTTGTTGGATATTGTATTCTCTTGGAACCTCAAAGATGTTCTAAATGACAATCTTTACAAGCATAAG GTTGGTAAGATTCCAGAGACATTCAATTCTGTGAAAGAATACATGAACTCATTCATTCCTTCATTGATTGAAGAGACACGCAGTGACATGTGTTCAGGATTGAAAGGAGTGTCTAGAGCTCGATTCTGCGAAATCAAGACTGTCGAAATGGACACAGAGTTCTTCAAACCTTCTAAGAATTTGTTCTATCTCTTAACATTGGTGAAcactagtgataatgatgatgtAGATAAAGAtgatgtggaagaaggtggtGAAATTGGAAAATCATATGAGCCTATGTTAGGAGATGTTATTGCTTTTACTCCTATTAGACCAAAATGCATAGATGATTTAAACAGCCCCAAAAACTTCTACCATATTGGTTATGTTGTTAGGCCAAAACGTGCATATGACAATGTAATTCCAATTTTGTCCTCCAAGCTCATGGAGACTAAGAATGAATATGACAGAAGTGGTGGTGTTAAGAAGCTTTATGCTGTGCATCTTATGAACATTCTAACAAATGTTAGGATATGGAAGGCATTGAATTCACAGCTAGAGGATGCAGACATGAGCATTATTGAAAAGGTGCTAAGACCTGACACAAAG ATTGGAAGAAAATGTCAAATATGCCCCTCAGAAATAAACGTTATTGGCACTTCAAGCATAGGAAATATGATTCAGTCTCAGAATCTCAATGAATCACAAGAAGATGCAGTCTCAAGCTGTGTGAGCATGACAAAATGTCACCATAACAGCACCATTAACCTTGTATGGGGACCTCCTGGGACTGGGAAAACCAAGACTGTGGCTTGTatcttgttttcccttttgaagCTTAGAGTCAGGACATTGACATGTGCTCCAACTAACACAGCAGTGATGGCGGTTGCGTCGCGGCTGCATAGCCTTGTTAAGGATTCACTTGAGCATGAATCATATGGTTTTGGCGACATAGTGCTATTTGGCAATAGTTCTAGAATGAAGGTTGATAGTTATCTTGGCCTTAAAGATATCTTTCTCGAAAATCGTGTGAATAATCTTGTTAAGTGTTTTGCTCCACTAGGTGGTTGGAAACATAGCATTGAATCAATGATTCAACTGATTAAGGAACCTAAGAAGCTATATAAATTGTATCAGAAAGCGGAGGGCCTAATGCCATTTGAAGATTTTGTGAAGCAAGAAAACAGCACTGTTGAAATCCAGTATAGAAtgaacttgctctttagtgattCTAAAACATTGAAGGAATTTGTGAACATGAAATACAGTGACATTGCAGAGAAGTATCATTCTCTCATTGAAAGTATAATGACATTTGATCAATTTGTGAAGAAGAAATTCAGGGAACTGAAAGGAAAACTTGAATTCTGTATGCAGACTTTGTACACACACATGCCAACATCTTTTATTCAGATCAGTGATGTGAGGAGGATGACTAGAGCTTTAGATTTGCTTAGATCCCTTGAAAGTTCCTTGAATCATGTTCTGTACAGGAGAACTCTGAATTatagtgatgatgaagaagaagaagaagaaaatgaggaaAAAGAAATTATTGACTGCTTGGGGTGGCCAAGCCTGGAAAGAGAATTATGTGTTGGAATACTAACTACACTTTGTCAATCCGTTTTCATTCCGGTCACTAATGACAAGCATGGAATCGAGAAATTCTGCTTGTCAAATGCGTATCTGATTTTCTGTACAGCATCAAGTTCTGTAAAGTTGTTCACAGAAGGAATGACACAGCTTAAATTTCTGGTAGTTGATGAAGCTGCACAGCTTAAAGAATGCGAGTCAACCGTACCATTACAGCTTCCAGGCCTTAGGCATTGTGTCTTAATCGGCGACGAGAAACAACTTCCGGCCTTGGTAAAAAGCAAG ATTGCTGAGAAGACAGAATTCGGAAGAAGCTTGTTTGAAAGGTTGGTGATTTTAGGAAATGAGAAGCATATGCTGAATGTTCAGTATAGGATGAGTCCTTCAATTAGCTTATTTCCAAGTGAAGAGTTCTATGAAGGAAAGCTCTCTGATGCTCCAATTTTGAGTAATTTAagctataaaaaaaaattccttgAAGGAGAAATCTATGGTTCTTATGCATTCATAAATGTAGCTAAAGGCAGAGAACAAATTGGTCTTGGACATAGTACAAAAAACACTGTTGAAGCTGCAGTTATTTGTGAGATTGTTGGAAACCTCCACAAAG AGTTTGTGAGGACAAAGAAGAAAACTAGCATAGGAATCATATCTCCTTACAATGCTCAAGTTTATGAAATTCAAGAGAAGGTCAAGAATTACACTACAGTTTCTGATCCTGATTTCAGTTTAAGTGTTCGTTCCGTCGATGGCTTTCAAGGCGGCGAAGAAGACATTATCATAATATCAACAGTTAGAGCCAATGGTGCTGGAAAAGTTGGTTTTCTTTCCAACAGACAAAGAACAAATGTGGCATTGACAAGAGCTAG ATATTGCCTTTGGATTGTTGGAAATGGTTCAACATTGTTTAATAGTGACTCTGTATGGAGAAAACTGGTTCTTGATGCTAAGAAAAGAGATTGTTTTCACAATGCTAGTGAAGACAAGAAATTGGGTCAAGTAATTGAGGATGCATTGTTTGAGATTGAACTTCTTGAAGAGTCTGCATCAACATTTAAGAAACTAAGCCTAGGAAGTAAGATAGAATTTGATGGTACATATTCAAG GAAATCTTCAAGGAACAGGCCAAGGAAGTGTTAA
- the LOC112702613 gene encoding uncharacterized protein: protein MSKTSREDHDDESSLLDIVFSWNLKDVLNDNLYKHKVGKIPETFNSVKEYMNSFIPSLIEETRSDMCSGLKGVSRARFCEIKTIKDDAEEGGEIGKSYEPMLGDVIAFTPVRPKCIDDLNSPKNFYHIGYVVKPKRAYDNVIPILSSKLMETKNEYDRSGGVKKLYAVYLMNILTNVRIWKALNSQLEDADMSIIEKVLRPDMKIGRKCQLCASELNVIGTSSIRNMIQSQNLNESQEDAVSSCVRMTKCHHNITINLIWGPPGTGKTKTVACILFSLLKLRVRTLTCAPTNTAVMAVASRLHSLVKDSLEHESYGFGDIVLFGNSSRMKVDTYLGLKDIFLENRVNNLVKCFAPLSGWKHSIESMIQLIKEPKKLYKLYQKAEGLMPFKDFVKQENSTVEFQYSLYTIRNWLFGDSKTLKEFVNMKYSDIAEKYHSLIESIMTFDQFVKKKYRELKGKLEFCMQTLYTHMPTSFIQISDVRRMTRAFGLLRSLESSLNHVPYRKTLNYSDDDDEEENEEKEILDYLGWPSLERELCVGILTSLSQSVFIPGTNDKHGIEKFCLSMLG from the exons ATGTCAAAGACTAGTAGGGAGGATCATGATGATGAATCCAGTTTGTTGGATATTGTATTCTCTTGGAACCTCAAAGATGTTCTAAATGACAATCTTTACAAGCATAAG GTTGGTAAGATTCCAGAAACATTCAATTCTGTGAAAGAATACATGAACTCATTCATTCCTTCATTGATTGAAGAGACACGCAGTGACATGTGTTCAGGATTGAAAGGAGTGTCTAGAGCTCGATTCTGCGAAATCAAGACT ATAAAAGATGATGCGGAAGAAGGTGGTGAAATTGGAAAATCATATGAGCCTATGTTAGGAGATGTTATTGCTTTTACTCCTGTTAGACCAAAATGCATAGATGATTTAAACAGCCCCAAAAACTTCTACCATATTGGTTATGTTGTTAAGCCAAAACGTGCATATGACAATGTAATTCCAATTTTGTCCTCCAAGCTCATGGAGACTAAGAATGAATATGACAGAAGTGGTGGTGTTAAGAAGCTTTATGCTGTGTATCTTATGAACATTCTAACAAATGTTAGGATATGGAAGGCATTGAATTCACAGCTAGAGGATGCAGATATGAGCATTATTGAAAAGGTGCTAAGACCTGACATGAAG ATTGGAAGAAAATGTCAACTATGCGCCTCAGAACTAAATGTTATTGGCACTTCAAGCATAAGGAATATGATTCAGTCTCAGAATCTCAATGAATCACAAGAAGATGCAGTTTCAAGCTGTGTGAGAATGACAAAATGTCACCATAACATTACCATTAACCTGATATGGGGACCTCCTGGGACTGGGAAAACCAAGACGGTGGCATGTatcttgttttcccttttgaagCTTAGAGTCAGGACATTGACGTGTGCTCCAACTAACACAGCAGTGATGGCGGTTGCGTCGCGGCTGCATAGCCTTGTTAAGGATTCACTTGAGCATGAATCATATGGTTTTGGGGACATAGTCCTATTTGGCAATAGTTCTAGAATGAAGGTTGACACTTATCTTGGCCTTAAAGATATCTTTCTCGAAAATCGTGTGAATAATCTTGTTAAGTGTTTTGCTCCACTAAGTGGATGGAAACATAGCATTGAATCAATGATTCAACTGATTAAGGAACCTAAGAAGCTATATAAATTGTATCAGAAAGCGGAGGGCCTAATGCCATTCAAAGATTTTGTGAAGCAAGAAAACAGCACTGTTGAATTCCAGTATAGCCTATACACAATAAGGAACTGGCTCTTTGGTGATTCTAAAACATTGAAGGAATTTGTGAACATGAAATACAGTGACATTGCAGAAAAGTATCATTCTCTCATTGAAAGCATAATGACATTTGATCAATTTGTGAAGAAGAAATACAGGGAATTGAAAGGAAAACTCGAGTTCTGTATGCAGACTTTGTACACACACATGCCAACATCTTTTATTCAGATCAGTGATGTGAGGAGAATGACTAGAGCCTTTGGTTTGCTTAGATCCCTTGAAAGTTCCTTGAATCATGTTCCGTACAGGAAAACTCTGAAttatagtgatgatgatgatgaagaagaaaatgaagaaaaagaaattctTGACTACTTGGGGTGGCCAAGCCTGGAAAGAGAATTATGTGTTGGAATACTAACTTCACTTTCTCAATCAGTTTTCATTCCAGGGACTAATGACAAGCATGGAATTGAGAAATTTTGCTTGTCGATGCTAGGTTAA
- the LOC140174296 gene encoding uncharacterized protein has product MPESPPLFDRFYVCLDACKRGFKAGCRPLIGLDGAFLKTLHGGQILTSCGQDANNHIFVIAYAIVSVKNNDNWQWFLELLHSDLGDYREHKWCFISDMQKWGSCELKDLVWECARSRTTPEFERNMKRVKLINEKA; this is encoded by the exons ATGCCTGAGAGTCCTCCACTATTTGATCGGTTCTATGTCTGTCTTGATGCTTGCAAGCGGGGGTTTAAGGCGGGTTGTAGACCTCTAATTGGACTAGATGGAGCATTTCTGAAGACACTACACGGAGGACAAATTCTTACTTCTTGTGGACAAGATGCTAACAATCACATCTTTGTGATTGCCTATGCAATTGTCAGTGTGAAAAACAATGATAATTGGCAATGGTTTCTTGAACTGCTTCACAGTGATCTAGGTGACTATAGAGAGCACAAATGGTGCTTCATCTCAGATATGCAGAAG TGGGGTAGTTGTGAGTTAAAAGACCTTGTGTGGGAATGTGCAAGGTCAAGGACAACACCTGAGTTTGAGAGAAACATGAAGAGAGTTAAGTTGATCAACGAGAAAGCTTAG
- the LOC112702614 gene encoding uncharacterized protein: MEETSTSTQKNYKHQSLLDIMFSWTLHDVLNHKLYKDKVQKIPLSFSSTKEYLNSFIFPLIEETHSDLCSGIEGVSQAPFCEVMTIQRSKDFKPPKALFYKMRVKKVTEEVQNVGKYEPEFGDIVAFTDVRPKGIYDLNRPKMQYHIAYICGSEDEFTDEIEVLSSKCLDLDSVLTGNINKTEKLYVVYLLNMTTNIRIWRALNVDEKINIIEKVLQHEPNSNIEEVCQICCSGENMTLSPAQSLAQSIIRAQNLNESQRDSVLSCVAMSKCHHSRNVKLIWGPPGTGKTKTVACLLYSLLRSKIRTLTCAPTNNAVLTVASRLHSLFKQSQKFDTYGLGNILLFGNKNRMKVDNFPGLEDVFLDYRVEELLKCFMPLTGWKHHLELMVKLLKNPNQQYRCELNDKEDLMSLEEFAKKSNSNVKRAYSSYERKVKSSNLLTFEQFVEKKFNGVVESYNLYVEDKKMSAAGMTMEQFVKQRFSNIGGRLKLFMKALYTHLPTSMISFKVVKKMFIALDLLKSLETSLRNTKFKHDFHQCEDGKSLQSILSSLSRSISLPWITSKVGMSMFCIEKACLVFCTASSSSKLHTQEGEMFRFVVIDEAAQLRECESAIPLQLPGLQHAVLIGDERQLPALVKSKIAEKAEFGRSLFERLVLLGKERHMLNIQYRMHPSISKFPSEEFYDKQLADASIVKLTSYNKQFLKGKMYGSYSFINISRGKEQSNHDHSLKNIAEAAAVSQIIQSLRKECLTRRKKVSIGIISPYNGQVHEIQKTIKQYISDSDPNFSVSVRSVDGFQGGEEDIIIISTVRSNGVGNIGFLSNRQRTNVALTRARYCLWILGNASTLINRNSVWRELVLDAKERKCFHNAYEDEKLAQAIENSLWDLELDSLEAPFKKLSLWDNSNTASTSFRAHKPRLMYKIKT; the protein is encoded by the exons ATGGAGGAGACTTCAACAAGCACACAGAAAAATTATAAGCATCAAAGCTTGTTGGATATTATGTTCTCATGGACTCTCCATGATGTTCTCAACCACAAGCTCTACAAAGACAag GTTCAGAAGATTCCACTCTCATTCTCCTCAACAAAAGAGTACTTGAACTCATTTATTTTCCCACTGATTGAGGAAACTCACAGTGATCTGTGCTCGGGAATAGAAGGTGTTTCTCAAGCTCCATTTTGTGAGGTCATGACGATTCAAAGGTCCAAGGACTTCAAACCTCCCAAGGCCTTGTTCTATAAAATGAGAGTAAAGAAGGTCACTGAAGAAGTTCAAAATGTTGGGAAATATGAACCTGAATTTGGAGACATTGTTGCTTTCACAGATGTTAGACCAAAAGGGATATATGACTTGAACAGGCCTAAAATGCAATACCATATTGCTTATATTTGTGGATCAGAAGATGAATTTACTGATGAGATTGAAGTACTTTCATCTAAATGCTTGGATTTGGATTCTGTACTTACCGGGAATATTAACAAAACAGAAAAGCTCTATGTTGTATATCTGTTGAACATGACCACAAATATTCGCATTTGGCGAGCACTGAATGTTGATGAAAAGATAAACATTATTGAAAAAGTTCTGCAGCATGAGCCTAATTCAAAT ATTGAAGAAGTCTGTCAGATTTGCTGTTCTGGAGAAAACATGACTCTGTCTCCAGCTCAATCTTTAGCACAAAGCATAATCCGTGCTCAGAATCTGAATGAATCTCAAAGAGATTCTGTTCTAAGCTGTGTTGCTATGAGCAAATGCCATCACAGTCGTAATGTTAAACTTATATGGGGTCCCCCGGGAACCGGCAAAACAAAGACTGTTGCTTGCTTGTTATATTCATTGCTCCGGTCGAAGATCAGAACATTGACATGTGCTCCAACTAATAATGCAGTGTTGACCGTGGCGTCTCGCCTGCATAGTTTGTTTAAGCAGTCACAGAAGTTTGATACTTATGGCCTTGGTAACATTTTGCTATTTGGcaacaaaaacagaatgaaagtGGACAATTTTCCCGGTCTTGAAGATGTGTTTCTTGATTATAGAGTGGAAGAGCTTTTAAAGTGTTTTATGCCATTAACCGGGTGGAAACATCACTTGGAACTTATGGTCAAGTTACTGAAGAACCCCAATCAACAATATAGGTGTGAACTGAATGATAAGGAGGATCTAATGTCATTGGAAGAATTTGCTAAGAAAAGTAACAGCAATGTAAAACGTGCATATTCTTCATACGAGAGAAAAGTGAAGAGTTCTAACCTTTTGACATTTGAGCAATTTGTTGAGAAGAAATTCAATGGGGTTGTAGAATCTTACAATTTGTATGTTGAAGATAAAAAGATGAGTGCTGCTGGTATGACAATGGAGCAATTTGTGAAGCAAAGGTTCAGTAACATTGGAGGTAGGCTCAAGTTGTTCATGAAAGCCTTGTATACTCACCTACCAACATCTATGATTTCATTCAAAGTGGTAAAGAAAATGTTCATTGCTCTGGATTTGTTGAAATCTCTGGAAACTTCGCTGCGGAATACCAAGTTCAAACATGACTTTCATCAATGTGAAGATGGGAAAAGCCTACAAAGCATACTAAGTTCACTATCACGTTCAATTTCGCTTCCTTGGATCACAAGCAAAGTTGGCATGTCAATGTTTTGCATTGAGAAAGCATGCTTAGTATTTTGTACTGCATCAAGTTCTTCTAAACTGCATACTCAAGAAGGGGAAATGTTCCGGTTTGTAGTTATTGATGAAGCAGCACAGCTGAGAGAATGTGAATCAGCAATTCCATTGCAACTTCCTGGTCTTCAACATGCTGTTCTCATAGGTGATGAAAGACAGCTTCCTGCATTGGTTAAAAGCAAG ATAGCTGAGAAGGCTGAATTTGGAAGAAGTTTGTTTGAGAGATTGGTATTGTTGGGAAAAGAGAGGCACATGCTTAATATTCAGTATAGGATGCATCCATCAATTAGCAAATTCCCAAGTGAAGAGTTCTATGATAAGCAACTTGCTGATGCATCCATTGTCAAATTAACAAGCTACAATAAACAATTCCTTAAAGGGAAAATGTATGGCTCCTACTCTTTCATCAACATATCAAGGGGTAAAGAGCAGTCTAATCATGATCATAGTTTGAAGAACATTGCTGAGGCTGCTGCTGTCTCACAGATTATTCAAAGCCTTAGAAAAG AATGTTTGAcaagaagaaagaaagttagcATAGGAATCATATCTCCATACAATGGTCAAGTACATGAAATCCAGAAGACCATAAAGCAATATATTTCAGACAGTGATCCTAACTTCTCTGTGAGTGTTCGTTCTGTTGATGGTTTTCAAGGTGGTGAAGAAGACATAATTATAATATCAACTGTGAGATCCAATGGTGTTGGAAATATTGGTTTTCTTTCAAATAGACAAAGAACAAATGTGGCATTGACAAGGGCTAG ATATTGCCTTTGGATATTAGGAAATGCATCAACTTTGATAAACCGTAACAGTGTTTGGAGGGAACTGGTTCTTGATGCTAAGGAAAGAAAGTGCTTCCACAATGCTTATGAGGATGAGAAACTGGCTCAGGCCATTGAGAATTCCTTGTGGGACCTTGAACTTGATTCACTGGAGGCACCATTCAAGAAACTAAGTTTATGGGACAATTCTAATACAGCTTCTACTTCCTTTAG AGCACATAAACCAAGGTTGATGTATAAAATCAAAACGTGA